A single window of Senegalia massiliensis DNA harbors:
- the rlmN gene encoding 23S rRNA (adenine(2503)-C(2))-methyltransferase RlmN produces MEKIDLKSLNLSELESIMNTLNEKKFRAMQLFKWIHEKNVNNIDEITVFSKKLKEKMSKEYYIGNINIFKKFKSNIDNTIKYLFVLEDGNIIESVRMKYKHGNSLCLSTQVGCKMGCEFCASTKQGLIRNLSVSEILDQVYKIKKDISDEISNIVLMGTGEPLDNYDNVIDFMKIINNKDGLNLSMRSLTLSTCGLVEQIYKLSEENIPITLSISLHSAFDEDRKKIMPIANKYSIDEVIDASKYYIKKTNRRVTFEYTLIKDINDKEIDANKLLDLLSGMLAHVNIIPLNPIKESNLETSNYAERFLKLLTKKGVKATIRREMGSDINAACGQLRNDILNLD; encoded by the coding sequence TTGGAAAAAATAGATTTAAAGTCTTTAAATTTAAGTGAGTTAGAGAGTATAATGAATACTTTAAATGAAAAAAAATTTAGAGCAATGCAATTATTTAAGTGGATACATGAAAAAAATGTAAACAATATAGATGAAATAACAGTTTTTTCTAAAAAATTAAAAGAAAAAATGTCAAAAGAATATTATATTGGAAATATAAATATATTTAAAAAGTTTAAATCTAATATTGATAACACTATAAAATACTTGTTTGTTTTAGAAGATGGAAATATAATTGAAAGTGTAAGAATGAAGTATAAACATGGAAATTCACTGTGTTTATCTACTCAAGTAGGGTGTAAAATGGGATGTGAATTTTGCGCTTCTACTAAGCAAGGACTAATAAGAAATTTAAGTGTGTCTGAAATATTAGATCAAGTTTATAAAATTAAAAAAGATATTTCTGACGAAATTAGCAATATTGTTCTTATGGGGACAGGTGAACCACTAGATAATTATGATAATGTAATTGATTTCATGAAAATTATTAATAATAAAGATGGTCTAAATTTAAGTATGAGAAGTTTAACATTATCAACTTGTGGATTGGTAGAACAAATTTATAAATTATCAGAAGAAAATATACCTATAACATTATCTATATCACTCCATTCTGCATTTGATGAAGATAGAAAGAAAATAATGCCTATAGCTAATAAATATAGTATTGATGAAGTTATAGATGCTAGTAAATATTATATAAAAAAGACTAATAGAAGAGTTACATTTGAATATACTTTGATTAAAGATATAAATGATAAAGAAATTGATGCAAATAAACTTTTGGACTTATTAAGTGGAATGCTTGCACATGTTAATATTATTCCACTAAATCCTATAAAAGAAAGTAATTTAGAAACTTCAAACTATGCAGAACGCTTCTTAAAGTTATTAACTAAAAAAGGGGTAAAAGCAACTATTAGACGAGAAATGGGTTCTGATATTAATGCTGCTTGTGGTCAACTAAGAAATGATATATTAAATCTTGATTAG
- the def gene encoding peptide deformylase, with product MAIRQLRFVGDPILRKKARKIEKIDDRVLTLLDDMVETMYKEEGIGLAAPQVGILKRAIVIDIGEGPMKIINPEIVHEQGEVIDIEGCLSIPDESGKVKRPEKVKVKYQNEEGKEVIVEAEELLARALCHEIDHLDGILYIDKLEKEEE from the coding sequence ATGGCAATAAGACAATTAAGATTTGTAGGAGATCCAATATTAAGAAAGAAAGCAAGAAAAATTGAAAAAATAGATGATAGAGTTTTAACATTATTAGATGATATGGTAGAAACTATGTACAAAGAAGAAGGAATAGGTCTTGCTGCACCACAAGTTGGTATTTTGAAAAGAGCTATAGTTATAGATATAGGTGAAGGGCCTATGAAAATAATAAATCCAGAAATAGTGCATGAACAAGGAGAGGTAATAGATATTGAAGGATGTCTTAGTATACCTGATGAATCAGGGAAGGTTAAAAGACCTGAAAAGGTAAAGGTTAAGTATCAAAATGAAGAGGGAAAAGAAGTAATAGTTGAAGCGGAAGAATTGCTTGCTCGTGCATTATGTCATGAGATTGATCATTTAGATGGAATACTATATATTGATAAATTAGAAAAAGAAGAGGAATAA
- the rsgA gene encoding ribosome small subunit-dependent GTPase A — protein sequence MIEGIIIKGIGGLYYVDTDKGIFECKARGLFRKEKIKPLVGDNVLIDLNDIDNTGYIMEIKSRNTELIRPPVANVNQSIIVFSLKNPKPNLWLLDRFLILSEKEKLNAIIVFNKIDLISDDVLESISKIYENTGYKIIKTSTKSKEGINDLKEILKYSISVFAGPSGVGKSSLLNEIEPDLKLQTGDISAKTKRGKHTTRSSSLLELSFGGFVVDTPGFSSLDLSFIKEENLEIFFPEINKESLYCKFNDCKHNKEPGCNVKKSVKEGKISKERYENYLSFLSEIKKSRRY from the coding sequence ATGATAGAAGGTATAATAATTAAAGGAATTGGTGGATTATATTATGTAGATACAGATAAAGGAATTTTTGAATGTAAAGCTAGAGGACTATTTAGAAAAGAAAAAATAAAGCCTTTAGTTGGAGATAATGTTTTAATTGATTTAAATGACATTGATAATACAGGATATATAATGGAAATTAAATCAAGAAATACAGAATTAATAAGACCACCAGTTGCAAATGTAAACCAATCAATTATAGTATTTTCTCTAAAAAACCCTAAACCTAATTTATGGTTATTAGATAGATTTCTTATTTTATCAGAAAAGGAAAAATTAAATGCAATTATAGTTTTTAATAAAATTGATTTAATTTCTGATGACGTTTTAGAATCCATTAGTAAAATCTATGAAAATACTGGATATAAAATAATAAAGACTAGTACAAAATCGAAAGAAGGAATAAATGATTTAAAGGAAATATTAAAATATAGTATTTCCGTCTTTGCTGGTCCTTCAGGAGTAGGAAAATCTTCTCTTTTAAATGAGATAGAACCTGATTTGAAATTACAAACAGGAGATATAAGTGCTAAAACTAAAAGAGGAAAACATACTACAAGAAGCTCAAGCCTACTTGAACTTAGTTTTGGAGGCTTTGTAGTTGATACTCCTGGGTTTAGTTCTTTGGACTTAAGCTTTATAAAAGAAGAAAACTTAGAAATTTTTTTTCCTGAAATTAATAAGGAAAGTTTATACTGTAAATTTAATGATTGTAAACATAATAAAGAACCAGGGTGTAATGTTAAAAAATCTGTTAAAGAGGGTAAAATAAGTAAAGAAAGATATGAAAATTATTTATCCTTTTTATCTGAGATAAAAAAATCTAGGAGGTATTAA
- the fmt gene encoding methionyl-tRNA formyltransferase, which produces MNIIFMGTPDLAVPALEKLYNENHSIDLVITQPDKRKGRGKKILPTPVKNKANKLDLEVFQPKNVNSLESIEKIKKLNPDVIVVVAYGQILKEEILSIPKYGCINVHTSLLPKYRGAAPINWAIINGEKETGVTTMIMEKGLDTGDMLLKEKLIIDDELTVGELHDNLMNMGADLIVETLEKIEDLKPIPQDDNLSSYAPKMDKTIGKIDWTETKEKIKNLVRGTNPFPGSYSYYKGKKFKIYKVDIDEKLYSGKSGQITDVNNDGIFVKVRNGTIIIKEVQFPGKKKIKVSEYIKGNEIEVGTILGE; this is translated from the coding sequence ATGAATATAATATTTATGGGTACACCAGATTTGGCTGTGCCAGCACTTGAAAAATTATATAATGAAAATCATTCTATAGATTTGGTAATAACTCAACCTGATAAAAGAAAAGGTAGAGGAAAAAAGATATTACCTACTCCAGTTAAAAATAAAGCCAATAAATTAGATTTAGAAGTTTTTCAACCAAAGAATGTAAACAGTTTAGAATCTATAGAAAAGATAAAGAAACTAAACCCAGATGTAATAGTAGTTGTTGCATATGGACAGATACTAAAAGAAGAAATATTAAGCATACCTAAATATGGTTGTATAAATGTTCATACTTCACTTTTACCTAAGTATAGAGGAGCAGCTCCTATTAATTGGGCTATAATTAATGGGGAGAAAGAGACTGGAGTTACAACTATGATTATGGAAAAAGGACTAGATACAGGAGATATGCTTTTAAAAGAAAAACTTATAATAGATGATGAATTAACTGTAGGAGAACTTCATGATAATTTAATGAATATGGGAGCAGATTTGATAGTAGAAACATTAGAAAAAATTGAAGATTTAAAACCAATACCTCAAGATGATAATTTATCGTCATATGCTCCTAAGATGGATAAGACAATTGGGAAAATAGATTGGACTGAAACCAAAGAAAAAATAAAAAATCTAGTAAGAGGAACAAATCCATTTCCAGGCAGTTATAGTTATTATAAAGGAAAGAAGTTTAAAATCTATAAAGTTGATATTGATGAAAAACTATATAGTGGGAAGTCAGGACAAATAACTGATGTGAATAATGATGGTATATTTGTAAAAGTAAGAAATGGTACTATTATAATAAAAGAAGTTCAATTTCCAGGAAAGAAAAAAATAAAAGTAAGTGAATATATTAAAGGAAATGAAATAGAAGTTGGAACTATACTAGGTGAGTAA
- a CDS encoding Stp1/IreP family PP2C-type Ser/Thr phosphatase translates to MKYGACTDVGKVRKSNQDSYYINYNNSLPVFAVADGMGGHNGGEIASSITVEVIKNNVDIYLNRVMEEKYNIKKFIRKTLELSNEEIYNTAKKNKEYKGMGTTVTMGAIINDILYIGHIGDSRAYILRGDTLKKITEDHSLVAELLKKGSITKEEAINHPQKNIITRALGTDKNADIDIFSYCLEKNDVILFCTDGLTNMINEYEIKEIINNSSEIQEVCETLVNIANKNGGYDNSTAVIIKFVK, encoded by the coding sequence ATGAAGTATGGTGCTTGTACAGATGTAGGAAAAGTTAGAAAATCAAATCAAGATTCCTACTATATAAACTACAATAATTCTCTTCCAGTTTTTGCTGTTGCAGATGGTATGGGTGGACACAATGGTGGAGAAATAGCTAGTAGTATAACTGTTGAAGTTATTAAAAATAATGTTGATATTTATCTTAATAGAGTTATGGAAGAAAAATATAATATAAAAAAGTTCATAAGAAAGACACTTGAACTGAGTAATGAAGAGATTTATAATACTGCTAAAAAAAATAAAGAATACAAGGGTATGGGTACTACAGTAACTATGGGAGCTATTATAAATGATATACTCTATATTGGCCATATTGGTGATAGTAGAGCATATATTTTACGTGGTGATACTCTAAAAAAAATAACTGAAGATCATTCACTTGTAGCTGAACTGTTAAAAAAAGGTAGCATAACAAAGGAAGAAGCTATAAATCATCCTCAAAAAAATATAATTACTAGAGCACTTGGGACTGATAAAAATGCAGATATTGATATTTTTAGCTATTGTTTAGAAAAAAATGATGTAATACTCTTTTGTACTGATGGCTTAACTAATATGATAAATGAATATGAAATAAAAGAAATTATTAATAATTCTAGTGAAATTCAAGAAGTTTGTGAAACACTTGTAAATATTGCTAATAAGAATGGTGGTTATGATAATTCTACGGCTGTTATAATAAAGTTTGTTAAATAA
- the rsmB gene encoding 16S rRNA (cytosine(967)-C(5))-methyltransferase RsmB, with protein MKNNARKIAIEILELIENEKAYSNIEINKKVKLLEDIREQNFVRELVYGVLENKLYIDNIISQFSNTKINKIDNIILQILRTGVYQIYFMKNIPDSAVCNEAVKITKNKNKKRLSGFVNGILRNISRNKNKEFLPDKSTKLVDYLSIKYSHPKWMVKHFIDDYNEDFTEKLLSFNNEKPPLIIRVNRLKIDRESLMNKFMDYNIKTERTKYSKDGLVVHKPKNITGLEEFKKGFFTIQDESSQLVAQIMNPKEGSNVIDVCSAPGGKSTHIAELMNNKGSILSRDIFKHKLNLIKQNSKRLGIDIINTENFDALKFDKRIQGSMDYCLVDAPCSGLGLLRRKPDIRWNKSKEDIDDLSNIQLNILKVASKYLKKDGILIYSTCTISKKENTHVINKFLKDNINYKLEKIDKLYFEGKSILEEGHITLLPNIHGTDGFFIAKIKRIR; from the coding sequence ATGAAAAATAACGCTAGAAAGATAGCAATTGAAATTCTTGAATTGATTGAAAATGAAAAAGCATATTCAAATATTGAAATAAATAAAAAAGTTAAATTATTAGAGGATATAAGAGAACAAAATTTTGTTAGAGAGTTAGTGTATGGTGTATTAGAAAATAAACTTTATATTGATAATATAATTTCACAATTTTCTAATACGAAAATAAATAAAATTGATAATATTATATTACAAATATTAAGAACGGGAGTTTATCAAATTTATTTCATGAAAAATATACCTGATAGTGCTGTTTGTAATGAAGCAGTTAAAATTACAAAGAATAAAAATAAGAAAAGACTTTCAGGATTTGTCAATGGAATCTTACGGAATATATCCAGAAATAAAAACAAAGAGTTTTTACCTGATAAATCAACAAAACTAGTAGATTATCTTTCTATTAAATACTCTCATCCAAAGTGGATGGTGAAACATTTTATTGATGATTATAATGAAGATTTTACTGAAAAATTACTAAGTTTCAATAATGAGAAACCTCCATTAATAATAAGGGTAAATAGATTAAAAATTGATAGAGAGAGTTTAATGAATAAATTTATGGACTATAATATAAAAACAGAAAGAACTAAATATTCTAAGGATGGACTAGTAGTTCATAAACCTAAGAATATAACAGGTTTAGAAGAATTTAAAAAAGGTTTTTTTACAATACAAGATGAATCTTCTCAACTTGTAGCTCAAATAATGAATCCTAAAGAGGGAAGTAATGTGATTGATGTTTGTAGCGCACCTGGAGGTAAATCTACTCATATTGCTGAATTAATGAATAACAAAGGGTCAATATTATCTAGAGATATATTTAAACATAAATTAAATCTTATTAAACAAAATTCTAAAAGACTTGGAATAGATATAATTAATACTGAAAATTTCGATGCACTTAAATTTGATAAAAGAATTCAAGGTTCTATGGATTATTGTTTGGTAGATGCACCTTGTTCTGGATTAGGGCTTTTAAGAAGAAAGCCAGATATAAGATGGAATAAAAGTAAAGAAGATATAGATGATTTGTCAAATATTCAATTGAATATTCTTAAAGTAGCTTCAAAATATTTAAAAAAAGATGGTATACTAATATATAGCACATGTACCATATCTAAAAAAGAAAATACTCACGTGATTAATAAATTTTTAAAAGATAATATAAATTACAAATTAGAAAAAATTGATAAGTTATATTTTGAAGGTAAATCTATATTAGAAGAAGGACATATAACTTTATTACCTAATATTCATGGAACTGATGGTTTTTTTATTGCAAAAATAAAACGTATAAGATAA
- the priA gene encoding primosomal protein N' — MDLYAEIIVDNNSTETDILYTYRIPIEIQDDLKIGMRVIVPFGIGNMLLQGLVIKIKSNIDFNKNKLKDIVEVVDKEPILSSSLIELGLWMRREYLAQYIEVFKTIMPTGITKKVKQYIYLVDENINITNIKSKNQNKIIKFLFDNNGIEFEELKKVLKISNINSSVKSLKSKGIIKVENKIEQDINKKYEKVVVKLFKNLDIPKILNRLNKLAKKQRQVILFLKDYKEIKLKDLTNLVGSSYSTIRALESKNLISIIDKESPRQVLDKNYKKTENMELNKEQTKCYNIINKSISSEKSNKFLIHGVTGSGKTEVYIQLIENVIKKQKQAIVLIPEISLTPQTVERFVSRFDNNVAVLHSGLSLGERYDEWRKIKEGKVDIVIGARSAIFAPFKNLGIIIIDEEHENSYKSSINPKYDTIKVAEKRSELESAILVLGSATPSINTYYLAEMGKYELLQMNKRANKQEMPNVDVIDMREELENGNKTIFSTRLYNDIITNLKDERQIILFLNRRGFSTFISCRECGYVEKCPSCDVSLTFHKKKNWLKCHYCGFAKKPVEVCPKCESKYIRYFGIGTQKVEEMVKKTFENINVERMDIDTTSKKNSHEEILNRFKNREIDILIGTQMISKGLDFPNVLLVGVIAADLTLNLPDYRASERTFQLLTQVAGRSGRGERKGNVVVQTYDPNHYSIIYARSHDYIGFYKEEIKLRKIFNYPPFVNIISIVFSGLDVRELESITKHISDAIIKNIRYKNKDFDVSNNISKPMPSPIPKIKNKYRWQMIIKASDGELKVIKNIIYWVCIKNKYNIPIDKIKISIDINPNSIM, encoded by the coding sequence TTGGATTTGTATGCAGAAATAATAGTAGATAATAATAGTACTGAGACAGATATCCTCTATACTTACAGAATACCAATAGAAATTCAAGATGATTTAAAGATTGGTATGAGAGTTATCGTGCCTTTTGGGATTGGTAATATGTTATTACAAGGACTAGTAATAAAGATAAAAAGCAATATAGATTTCAATAAAAATAAATTGAAAGATATTGTAGAAGTTGTTGATAAGGAACCTATTCTTTCTTCTAGTCTTATAGAATTGGGTTTGTGGATGCGAAGAGAGTATTTAGCTCAATATATTGAAGTTTTTAAAACTATAATGCCTACAGGTATAACTAAAAAAGTAAAACAATATATTTATCTTGTTGATGAAAATATAAACATAACAAATATTAAATCTAAAAATCAAAATAAAATTATAAAATTTTTATTTGATAATAATGGTATAGAATTTGAAGAATTAAAGAAAGTACTTAAAATAAGTAATATCAATTCAAGTGTGAAATCATTAAAATCAAAAGGTATTATAAAAGTAGAAAATAAAATTGAACAGGATATAAACAAAAAATATGAAAAAGTTGTTGTGAAACTATTTAAAAATTTAGATATTCCTAAGATATTAAATAGGTTAAATAAATTAGCAAAAAAACAAAGGCAAGTAATTTTATTTCTAAAAGATTATAAAGAAATAAAATTAAAAGATTTAACTAATTTAGTAGGTTCCTCTTATAGTACAATTAGAGCATTAGAATCTAAAAATTTAATATCTATTATAGATAAAGAAAGCCCAAGACAAGTTTTAGATAAAAACTATAAAAAAACTGAAAATATGGAATTAAATAAAGAGCAAACTAAATGCTATAATATAATAAATAAATCTATAAGTAGTGAAAAAAGCAATAAGTTTTTGATACATGGTGTAACAGGAAGTGGTAAAACGGAGGTTTATATACAGCTTATAGAAAATGTAATTAAGAAACAAAAGCAGGCAATAGTATTAATACCAGAGATTTCTTTAACTCCACAAACTGTAGAGAGATTTGTAAGTAGATTTGATAACAATGTTGCAGTTTTACACAGTGGATTATCTTTAGGAGAAAGATATGATGAATGGAGAAAAATAAAAGAAGGTAAGGTTGATATTGTAATTGGAGCTAGATCTGCAATATTTGCACCTTTTAAAAATCTTGGTATAATAATAATAGATGAGGAGCATGAAAATAGTTACAAATCTAGTATTAATCCAAAATATGATACTATAAAAGTAGCAGAAAAAAGATCTGAATTAGAAAGTGCAATACTTGTATTAGGTTCAGCTACACCATCTATAAATACTTATTATTTGGCTGAAATGGGCAAATATGAGTTGCTTCAAATGAATAAAAGAGCAAATAAACAAGAGATGCCTAATGTAGATGTTATAGATATGAGAGAAGAATTAGAAAATGGAAACAAAACAATTTTTAGTACTAGACTATATAATGATATAATAACTAATTTAAAGGATGAAAGGCAAATAATCTTATTTTTAAATAGAAGAGGATTTTCAACGTTTATATCATGTAGAGAATGTGGTTATGTTGAAAAATGTCCAAGTTGTGATGTTTCCTTGACTTTTCATAAAAAGAAAAATTGGTTAAAATGTCATTATTGTGGTTTTGCAAAAAAACCAGTTGAAGTATGTCCTAAGTGTGAAAGTAAGTATATAAGGTATTTTGGTATTGGAACACAAAAAGTAGAAGAGATGGTTAAGAAAACATTTGAAAATATAAATGTAGAAAGAATGGACATTGACACCACTAGTAAAAAGAATAGTCATGAAGAAATATTAAATAGATTTAAAAATAGAGAAATAGATATTTTAATAGGAACACAGATGATTTCTAAAGGGCTTGATTTCCCAAATGTTTTATTGGTTGGGGTAATAGCAGCTGACCTAACTTTAAACTTACCTGATTATAGAGCTTCTGAGCGTACATTCCAATTACTTACTCAAGTTGCAGGAAGATCTGGTAGAGGTGAGAGAAAAGGTAACGTAGTTGTTCAAACCTATGACCCAAATCACTATAGTATAATATATGCTAGAAGTCATGATTATATAGGTTTTTATAAAGAGGAGATAAAATTAAGAAAAATATTTAATTATCCTCCTTTTGTAAATATAATTTCAATAGTGTTTTCTGGATTAGATGTAAGAGAATTAGAGAGTATTACAAAACATATCTCAGATGCTATAATAAAAAATATAAGATACAAAAATAAGGATTTTGATGTATCGAATAATATATCAAAACCAATGCCTTCACCTATCCCTAAGATTAAGAATAAATATAGATGGCAGATGATTATAAAGGCAAGTGATGGAGAATTAAAGGTGATAAAAAATATAATTTACTGGGTATGTATAAAAAATAAATATAATATACCAATAGATAAAATAAAAATAAGTATAGATATAAATCCAAATTCAATAATGTAA
- a CDS encoding DUF116 domain-containing protein, which yields MNEEKSYIKVLSYIMLATLFILILSLWIGFSENITLVKISMLIFGSIFTFILISILTIIILSKKLFQNNNLSNIQAKILYYSISFFYPLLIFTAKVTKVDKNKIRLMYTNINNLLIKTKNIKIKKENLLILLPHCIQNSKCQFKITNDINNCRKCGKCDVDEILRLKEKYDINVVVATGGTLARKWIMDIKPKAIVAVACERDLSSGISDMKGLPVLGVLNDRPNGPCIDTRVSIDKLEEAIKFFIGE from the coding sequence TTGAATGAAGAAAAGAGTTATATAAAAGTACTTTCATATATAATGTTAGCAACATTATTTATATTAATTCTATCATTATGGATTGGATTTAGTGAAAATATTACTTTAGTGAAAATATCAATGTTAATTTTTGGTTCAATATTTACATTTATATTAATTAGTATATTAACCATAATAATATTATCAAAAAAATTATTTCAAAATAATAATTTAAGTAATATTCAAGCAAAAATTCTATACTATTCTATATCATTTTTTTATCCACTATTAATATTTACAGCAAAAGTTACAAAGGTAGATAAAAATAAAATTAGATTAATGTATACTAATATAAATAATTTGCTTATTAAAACAAAAAACATAAAAATAAAAAAAGAAAATTTATTAATATTATTACCACATTGTATTCAAAACTCTAAATGTCAATTTAAAATAACTAATGATATAAATAATTGCAGAAAATGCGGTAAATGTGATGTAGATGAAATACTTAGATTAAAAGAAAAATATGATATTAATGTTGTAGTTGCTACGGGAGGAACATTAGCTAGAAAATGGATTATGGATATAAAGCCTAAAGCTATAGTAGCAGTAGCTTGTGAGAGGGATTTATCTAGTGGTATAAGTGATATGAAAGGATTACCAGTATTAGGTGTGCTTAATGATAGACCTAATGGTCCCTGTATAGATACAAGAGTAAGTATAGATAAACTAGAAGAGGCTATAAAATTTTTTATAGGTGAATAA
- the pknB gene encoding Stk1 family PASTA domain-containing Ser/Thr kinase, whose translation MIGKILGNRYEIVEKIGGGGMALVYKAKCKLLNRFVAIKVLRQEFVNDKAFIDKFNRESQAAASLSHPNIVNIYDVGKEDDIYYIVMEYINGKTLKQYIKDNNKIDPKKTLNITIQIAKALEHAHKNNIIHRDIKPQNIMITEENQIKVTDFGIARAVTSSTITQTNSVIGSVHYSSPEQAKGVYTDAKSDIYSLGIVMYEMITGRLPFDGESPISVALKHIQDEIKSPREIDDTIPINIDKIIRKATQKDKALRYDNVTEMLDDIKLAKSNINSDVIVFKDFEENATQVLPSIDEDTLKENNIKTTRREKNTNSDKPKKTKKNKKPKKKKGIALLAVLLAFLITAGALAGFFFLSGILNNDEISVPNFVGKTLEEAKLEAEEKGIELIVSKEEFSNEYEEGVVIEQSKGEGRKVVEGSTVEVVLSKGIETVTVPKITGQYSNNARILLNDADLEEGEVTQEFSDLPINIVISQSPEPGEEVGKETKVNYVVSKGPETKTTTVPALIGSNVDSAKNSLRAYNLQLGKIDYKFNEDVPEGIVFEQSYNSGEEVEEQTKVDIVISKGKEPEPESKDITKKFEFKLPESDEDKDVKVEVFKIKGQQREKVYDSTLNTSEKKFSVDITSQGKTTIIVYYDGKEAITKEETF comes from the coding sequence ATGATTGGAAAAATTTTAGGTAATAGATATGAAATTGTTGAAAAAATTGGTGGAGGAGGCATGGCTTTAGTATATAAGGCAAAGTGCAAACTCCTGAACAGATTTGTTGCAATAAAAGTTTTGAGACAAGAATTTGTAAATGATAAAGCATTTATAGATAAATTTAATAGAGAATCTCAAGCAGCAGCAAGTTTATCACATCCTAACATTGTAAATATTTATGATGTAGGTAAAGAGGATGATATTTATTATATAGTAATGGAATATATAAATGGAAAGACACTAAAACAATATATTAAAGATAATAATAAAATTGACCCTAAAAAAACATTGAATATTACTATTCAAATAGCTAAAGCATTAGAGCATGCACATAAAAATAATATTATACACAGGGATATAAAACCACAAAATATCATGATAACAGAAGAAAATCAAATAAAAGTAACAGATTTTGGAATAGCTCGTGCTGTAACTAGTTCTACTATAACTCAAACTAATAGTGTAATTGGTTCAGTTCATTATTCTTCTCCTGAACAAGCCAAAGGCGTATATACTGATGCAAAATCAGATATTTATTCTTTAGGTATAGTTATGTATGAAATGATAACAGGTAGATTACCTTTTGATGGTGAAAGTCCAATTTCTGTAGCTCTTAAGCATATTCAGGATGAAATAAAATCTCCTCGTGAAATTGATGATACTATACCTATAAATATTGATAAAATAATAAGAAAAGCTACTCAAAAAGATAAAGCTTTACGGTATGATAATGTTACGGAAATGTTAGATGACATAAAGCTAGCAAAATCAAATATAAACTCAGATGTTATTGTATTTAAAGACTTTGAAGAAAATGCAACTCAAGTATTACCTTCTATAGATGAAGATACATTAAAAGAAAATAATATTAAAACTACTAGAAGAGAAAAAAATACCAATAGTGATAAACCTAAAAAAACTAAAAAAAATAAAAAGCCTAAAAAGAAAAAAGGTATAGCATTGTTAGCCGTTTTACTAGCATTTTTAATTACTGCTGGAGCATTGGCAGGTTTCTTTTTTCTTAGTGGAATACTTAATAATGATGAAATATCTGTACCTAACTTTGTAGGTAAGACATTAGAAGAAGCTAAATTAGAGGCTGAAGAAAAAGGAATTGAATTGATAGTTTCTAAAGAGGAGTTTAGTAATGAATATGAAGAAGGAGTAGTAATAGAACAAAGTAAAGGCGAAGGTAGAAAAGTCGTAGAAGGTAGTACAGTAGAAGTTGTTCTGAGTAAAGGTATAGAAACTGTCACAGTTCCCAAAATCACAGGACAATATTCTAATAATGCTAGAATTTTATTAAATGATGCAGATTTAGAAGAGGGTGAAGTAACTCAAGAATTTAGTGATTTGCCTATAAATATAGTTATTAGTCAATCACCAGAACCAGGCGAAGAAGTAGGTAAAGAAACTAAAGTAAATTATGTAGTGAGTAAAGGACCTGAAACAAAAACGACTACAGTTCCTGCACTTATTGGTTCAAATGTAGATTCTGCTAAAAATAGTTTGAGAGCATATAATTTACAACTAGGGAAAATTGATTATAAATTTAATGAAGATGTACCAGAAGGAATAGTTTTTGAACAAAGTTATAATTCTGGTGAAGAAGTAGAAGAACAAACTAAAGTAGATATTGTAATAAGTAAAGGAAAAGAACCTGAGCCAGAGTCTAAAGATATTACAAAGAAATTTGAATTTAAACTTCCTGAGAGTGATGAGGATAAAGATGTTAAAGTTGAAGTATTTAAAATTAAAGGACAACAAAGAGAAAAGGTTTATGATTCTACTTTAAATACATCAGAAAAAAAGTTTAGTGTAGATATTACTTCTCAAGGGAAAACAACTATAATAGTATATTATGATGGCAAAGAAGCTATTACTAAAGAAGAGACATTCTAG